The Caenorhabditis elegans chromosome II genome has a segment encoding these proteins:
- the trpl-5 gene encoding Ion_trans domain-containing protein (Confirmed by transcript evidence): MSGSRSSSFQQQSASQALLSSETTKITIEADAKNRETIRKLLEAYEQEHNVFKAHGIKGADRIFNEIENILLLDLNIKIVTIYNNDKNSAAMIIAAFFGRRFALDNQPGNPTKYVEKDLLSECHHPLHTIMVMCYIAHVMQKKFLGKDSGYEDGEVYEKLKNELEDIACKIVSHLNSGESGADRVAIVLQADYKSEFGKDTKGKTNTTEKSEEKVGPYHDYLNRKFDQSREIMAIAYKAKARKFLSLRPCLHLMETRNKAVKTIKHTLNWTFRLAYILMFAYMLCRYPFYSSYDSTSSLGFWEMLPFLFVPAVLIAQVSMTIIKSIDHLIFDDFKLKHGSNPFGFYFSSVQRYVRLKKLAFWRVCLVVPLLSLEAIRFVVFAGLPSKPRNFWSGGWVILPLMLELLYCSLFTIATISSLRFFHSIQSIGFFVHIFKKMMKTVGMFILIFCTFWFVLAVTHVSLSRTLLVHNSTFIYTLSLPGKFEIFGEVQDEDRIGILSN, translated from the exons ATGTCAGGCTCTAGAAGCTCCAGTTTTCAACAACAATCCGCGTCGCAAGCCTTGCTATCTTCGGAAACTACTAAAATAACTATTGAAGCGGATGCTAAGAATAGGGAGACTATTCGTAAGTTGTTGGAAGCGTACGAACAAGAG cacaacGTATTCAAGGCGCATGGAATAAAAGGAGCTGacagaatttttaatgaaattgaGAATATTCTACTTCTGGATCTCAATatcaaaattg TAACCATATATAACAACGACAAAAACTCTGCTGCAATGATTATCGCAGCATTCTTCGGCCGAAGGTTCGCGCTAGATAACCAACCCGGAAATCCCACAAA GTACGTAGAGAAAGATCTTCTGAGCGAATGCCATCATCCTTTGCACACAATAATGGTCATGTGCTATATAGCGCACGTTATGCAGAAGAAATTTTTGGGCAAGGATTCCGGATATGAAGATGGAGAAGTCTACGAGAAACTCAAAAA TGAACTCGAGGACATTGCCTGCAAAATTGTGAGCCATTTGAACAGCGGAGAAAGCGGAGCTGATCGAGTTGCAATAGTTCTGCAAGCGGATTATAAGTCTGAATTTGGAAAGGATACAAAAGGAAAAACTAATACAACTGAGAAATCAGAAGAGAAAGTTGGGCCATATCATGACTATCTAAACCGGAAGTTTGACCAAAGTCGGGAAATCATGGCGATCGCGTATAAGGCAAAAGCAAGG AAGTTCCTATCTCTCAGGCCATGCTTACACTTAATGGAGACTCGAAATAAGGCCGTGAAAACGATCAAACACACGCTGAATTGG acatTTCGACTTGCTTATATACTCATGTTCGCCTATATGCTATGCCGTTATCCGTTTTACAGCAGTTACGACAGTACAAGTAGTCTTGGCTTCTGGGAAATGCTCCCTTTTCTGTTTGTTCCCGCGGTGCTCATAGCACAAGTGTCTATGACAATTATCAAGTCAATTGATCATTTG atttttgacgATTTCAAACTGAAACACGGCTCCAATCCATTTGGCTTCTACTTTTCCAGTGTTCAACGCTACGTTCGTTTGAAGAAGCTCGCGTTTTGGAGAGTTTGTTTAGTAGTTCCACTTCTCAGTTTAGAGGCAATTCGCTTCGTGGTTTTTGCGGGTCTTCCCAGCAAGCCCAGGAACTTTTGGTCGGGAGGATGGGTGATTTTGCCTCTTATGCTGGAACTTTTATACTGCTCTCTGTTCACTATTGCGACGATCTCAAGTCTTCGATTCTTCCATTCAATTCAGTCTATTGGGTTTTTTGTgcacattttcaagaaaatg atgaaaactGTTGGAATGTTCATATTGATATTCTGTACGTTTTGGTTC
- the T16A1.10 gene encoding Transposase (Confirmed by transcript evidence), which yields MSEIFTIEEVLEAILQSGMKLKLEKSKFEHTSYRKMEYKPILRKLKLFRSFPNRRM from the exons ATGagtg aaattttcaccATTGAAGAAGTCCTGGAAGCCATACTCCAGTCAGGAATGaagttgaaattggaaaagtcgAAGTTCGAACATACATCGTATCGAAAGATGGAATACAAACCGATCCTGAGAAAATTAAAGCTGTTTCGAAGTTTCCCCAACCGAAGAATGTGA
- the fbxb-37 gene encoding F-box associated domain-containing protein (Confirmed by transcript evidence): MDAVSFPILRLPQSALKNALRQMCLMEHLFLSVLSTKAKQHITMFNEVQQDVSLIVRSSEFIFTLQSKKNYYDLHINFKLSNVKISKLFFPGHVFTTISVPEFTAKQWIDHIGSVFLKNASLALLVQNPEKRMLEERYEYIEEFRIVNLEIHSAEIQDIPLYEMFPLLKCLSFVNVPKSKSILIQNLEELQFNVSKVTLNEIVLVNCSTITIDNQVISDKNLNLFIKHWIKGSNCQLKSFEYHIRPTERLRFVEVSLFEGIGYMEKEEDDHWKRFEIKRNDGTKATVLLSKTDYISFVMCVSPVVLTDLPAFKIYQ; this comes from the exons ATGGATGCCGTCTCTTTTCCAATCCTCCGTCTACCACAATCTGCACTCAAAAATGCTCTGCGACAAATGTGCCTAATGGaaca tctaTTCCTATCAGTTCTCTCGACAAAAGCAAAGCAACATATTACAATGTTCAACGAAGTTCAACAGGATGTTTCATTAATCGTGAGGTCGTCAGAGTTTATTTTCACCCTTcagtctaaaaaaaattattatgatcttcatattaattttaaactgtCGAATGTGAAAATcagcaaactattttttcctGGACACGTATTCACCACTATATCTGTACCTGAATTTACCGCGAAACAGTGGATCGACCATATTGGAAGTGTATTCTTGAAGAACGCAAGTTTGGCATTGTTAGttcaaaatccagaaaaaagaATGTTAGAAGAACGTTATGAATACATTGAAGAATTTCGAATtgttaatttggaaattcacTCTGCTGAGATTCAAGATATTCCGCTTTATGAAATGTTTCCGTTACTGAAGTGTTTGAGTTTTGTGAACGTTCCAAAAAGTAAATCGATTCTCATTCAGAATCTGGAAGAATTACAATTTAACGTTTCAAAAGTTACACTTAACGAGATAGTACTTGTCAACTGTTCCACAATTACCATAGACAATCAAGTAATTTCCGACAAGAACTTGAATCTTTTCATAAAGCATTGGATTAAAGGATCCAACTGCCAACTCAAATCGTTTGAGTACCACATTCGGCCAACCGAAAGACTGCGATTTGTGGaagtttcactttttgaagGTATCGGTTACATGGAAAAAGAAGAGGATGATCACTGGAAACGATTCGAAATCAAGAGAAACGACGGAACAAAAGCGACTGTCTTATTATCAAAAACCGATTACATTTCGTTTGTCATGTGTGTCTCGCCGGTGGTTTTAACAGACTTGCCGGCTTTTAAGATATATCagtag